A stretch of DNA from Oreochromis aureus strain Israel breed Guangdong linkage group 10, ZZ_aureus, whole genome shotgun sequence:
ATCTGCTTCAGTGAAAATTATATTCAAaaatatcactattaataatcaTAGACCATTCTCAATAACATATTCAAATTATTTTCAATTGAGATCCAGCTCTCTGAGACCATTTTATGGCAAAATAATATCTAAACTTTTCATTAGTCATAGTCTTCCTGTTGTTTCTTGGTGAATGATTCTCAACAGGCAGTTCCAGGAACTGGGTTGCATAACTGGCTGATCAAAACACTTGAGTCAGCATTCATGCttctagtttttgttttgcatctcTTATCCTGTTGAATACATAGCACTTGAAGTTGTACTGTACTGAGTTTAATTAGTAATACAACGCAGGTACAGTATTGATATGATCTCTCTATTTCCCACAAAGGCACAAGCCGGGGTATTACTAGTATTTACAATTTATTCAACAGAAACAAGTTAGCAGAGAAGGATGTAAAAACATTATTGTCACACCAAAATTAGATTTATAATTTTAAGGTAATAAATCTGCTGTTTGGTTTTATATgtggtttttcttttgctttgtttttttaagaaaaaggcCATCATCATAACTGAATCACAGATACAACTGACTCTGGATGAGAAACTTTCATTAATTATACTTACAAGGAACAAGGTATTTGAGGCCTCGGTAGGTCGTGTAATCCTTTGTAAGGCATAACCATGGATTTATTATCTAAAACTACTCCATGTGTATTTAAAGCTTCATATATTAACTAATATCTTTACTAAGACATTTAGATGCTTCTATGttcaaaaaacaaattcatttttataatTAATTCTAATGTGCCGTAACTGACTTTAGTGATACTGCTTAGTGCACTCGCAAGATAATTCTCAATGAATTAGAGTAAATGAAGCTAAATGTCAAAGAAAAAATTGTATGTACCCCTCCTTCTACTACACCAAAAAATATATactatactattattattattttattagccTCAAGGGGTTACCAGATGGTCACTGACTGATCATTATTCACCAAATGGTTTGAATGTGTGATTAAATTAGAAGTATGCTGTAATGTCTGTCGAGGCAGACGATGTTGAGAGGAGATGAGGTGATAAGGACCcacatgcagacacagagaTGCTGGTGAATGTTTAACAAAAAGCAAGCCTTTATTTTGGGCTGCAAAAAAGCAAAAGGCAACgggagaaaaaagaacaaaaacttaCATTCGAAAAAACTAGAAACAAGTATGAACAAACGAAGAACCTGAGACAAGAGCctgaacattaaacataaaaattagAGACAAGGACAATGGAACCTGGAAGACAGAAAATGCAGAGGATGaaacagacgaaccagcaacaaacaaggGAAGATGCAGGGCTTAAGTACACAGAATGATgatgagggaatgagacacaggaggagagcacaccTGGGAATAAGCACACATAATGAGacaaaggggaagcaaaactcagTATACCGAACACGGGACatggactatcaaaataaaacaggaagtagatgAGGACAAGACACGCGAGTTTAACACTGAGACTGGGGGCATGAAAAGAGAGACGAGACTAGACTCTGAGACATGGAGACAAGAGTAACTAAACGTGGAACCACAGGGAATGCACAGAAACCAagagactagaaattataaataataatgaaagcattaattaataaaacacaaaacattggatcaccgacccaggaccctgacaacATCAACTCTCCTTTTATGCAACTTACTTTATGTCTGCCAAACCCAAAGAAAACTTGTGATGCAAGAATATTCAGAGTAAGTCACATACTGCCCAGGGCTGCAGGACCATGACATACGCTGCTTATACCTAAATGGCTAACCACCCTGAGGAAGAACATTCCTAGTTACACAGTTTTGCTTTATAACATTGCATTACTGTTTCCTGAAATCAATACCACCTGACATATCACATAAGTGACTATCATGGATCATATTTAGTGGGGTAGAAATTTTGTATCTTTCCAACTAACACATCTCTAGTGATCAATCAAGGTTTACTGAGATAGCATTTTCACTGACTGATGAAACAACATAAATATGGCAAAGTCACCAGATCACCCCCAAAGTTTGGATGAATCAGCTTACAGTGCTGTCTAAgaaacttggaaagaaaagcgcctggaattctttaagtttcttgaaaacTGAGTGTTTTACTCAGTTTCTTGTAAGTTACAAGTTGTTCGTACTAATAATAAAGCTGATATTATCTTTCAGTTCAAGGTCAGATATGAtactcaaaataaaacaaaggtcTCACCATAAAGCAAATGAGATACTGGTCCTATGATCAAtaatgaacctttttttttcactccttCCTTGATCTAATGCCAGCAATCATTGTCCAGTGTTCCTAATCATTTGCTTCTTTTGACTCTTCACTGTTGATGGTTGTGTATTTTAGCTAATGCTAAAACATTACTGACAGTAGCCCAGATAATGAAGGTAAgtataaaaatgacaacatgagATATATTATTGAAATATATTCATTTCTCTTATCCTTCAGCTGGGATCTGTCTAAAATTGCCACAGCAAGTCCAAGTTGTAGAGACTATAGCAGTAGCCACTACAAATGTTTGAGTATTTTGATTATAATGGTATCAGTGagaaagcagcaaaagtgagtaAGATGCATTCATTAACCTGCACAAATTAATTTTAAAGCCAGCTGATGCTCCAGAAGCTGCAGATGGTCTCTAGTTTGGTGGATTGTTCAGGCAAGTTTGCTTAATGTCAGGTCCGACTACTATCATCCATTATTAGCAGCTACAGTGATGCCAAAGATTTGCCTAGTGCCTTGTGTACACAAAGGATAGATTTggagcaaaagaaaagaaaggaaggaagcaAGAATAATAACTGCACTATCATATATTTCTTGTTTAAACACGCTAATAAAGACATACAATTGACAATCAGATTTGAGTTGTTGGTTCACTGTATTGTTTCCTTCCCAAATACAATATTATCTTAATAATTGCCTTTTATTAGGCTTTATCTTATCGTGGTTTCTGGGTTACCCTTTTTTGACCGGGAGTGTTTGACAAATATTACCATTTGATAAAGTGTACACGTATGCAAGACAAAGTGTGATCAGGTAGACAAAAGTATTGAGACACTTTCATAGAAATACAGACTCAGTGACTGATACTAAGAATACAGTAGGTCTCGTCACAATACTTTACTGCTCTGTACTTTTGGGGGGTGATTGTATAAGtccttattttcatgttttgcaACAAGTACgttttgtcacacttaaatgtttcgaatcgtcaaacacattttaatattaggcAAAGATAGCCTgtgtaaatacaaaatacagtttttaaatggtgATGTCATTTATTAAGGGGTGAAAGCTAACTAAACCTTCCTTGCCCTGTGTGAAAACAGAATTTTCcttctaaaataaataattagctTTGCCACCCTTGGGAGTAAGAACTACAATTAAGCATCTGTGCTGACTGAAAGTGAATCTTTCGCATCGCCATGCAGgaattttttctcactcttCTGTGCGTAATTGTTTTAATTTAGCCACATTGAAGGGTTTTCAAGCATGAATGGCATTAAAGGTCATGTCAAAGCATCTCAATCTGATTTAAGCCCGGACTTTGACTGCGCCACTCCGCCGCAGATTATTATACTTGCAATGGGGATATCAGTTTGACAAAGGTATCGAGACACGGGTCAGTGACTTTTATTAAGAGTCCATTAGGTCTTGTTGTAAAGAAGTCTTCTTCCTCATTATGTAGTTTTTCTGGGTCATCAAAGATTAGAGAACTCCTTATTTCACGTTACGCACGACTCAGAAGTAATTTACCTTAGTCTGTCTGCCTCACTCCGCTTAAAAGCACAGCATACTATAGTGTAGTATGCTAACCCGAATAAAAAGAGAGACACTGTGCTTACATGTGAACTGTATAtctaaaattatttttctgCATGACGCCACTGTTACTTGTGTTACGTGTGATGTTACTGTGAAAAACTTGTTAAAGGTAACACATTAAGAAAAAGAGTTCCTCATAATTCTGCTAATTATTAGCTCTCTGATCAGAGCTGATGTAAGTTAAAGATTTTTCTGTGCTGCAGTGTCTATCTGCTTTAACAAATCACTTCTATCTGAAGATGACTTTATTCATTTACCTAGGTTTGTGTGTCCAAGCCCAGTGAATAACAAGTTTACTTAGGACTCAGTAAATTAACTGTACCTGAAATACAGTAAAGACGGTTTATGTTAGAACTTTATCTGCTGTCTTTCAATATGGTGACTTTGATTTGCTAGTTATTGGATGGATTATGATGAATGTGGTCCAGATATTCATGTTCCCCTCAGAATGATTTGTATAAGTACAGCAAACTTTGTTTATACATCATCAATTTTTCACTTTAGCTTAGATAATGATGAGATAACTGTAGATATTAAGACAGATATAAGCTATAGATATAAGCCTATGTTTGCTCATGACCTCTTTTTACAAAATCAGGTCAGCAAGCAAAACTGGCACACAGATATATCTTCAGCCCCTGAAGGtttttatctatatatattatagATATTAGGACATCACCacgttgcctagcaaccacatACCAAGGAGCTAAAATGATCCGTTTGTGGCTTTATGCTCCAACCAcaccttggcccacgctgtggtaccggcctgcttcaaatccacctccatcgtcccgatatccaaaaactccaacccatcttgcctcaatgactaccgcccagtagcactcaccccatcatcactaagtgcttagagcagttggtcctagcacacttcaaatcctgtctcccccaccctggacccccaccaattcgcataccgccagaacaggagcacagaggatgcagtctccatcgcacctgcactctgtcctctcacacctggacaacaacaacacctacgccagaatgctgtttatagacttcagttcagcgttcaatacaatccaccctcacaactcatcaggaaactgacagacctgggcatcagttcctcatctgcaaatggttactggacttcctgaccaaccgcccccaacatgtccggctggataaccactgctcatctaccatcacaatgaatttttcatctaattgtaccacaaggctgtgtgatgagccctttcctctactccctcttcacccacgactgcagacctgctgatggttccaacaccatcattaagtttgcagatgacagtgacaggtgattggcctcatcagtgacaacgatgaggccgcctacaggaaggaggtggatcgtctggctgagtggtgcgacacaaacaacctgctgcttaacaccgagaagaccaaggagctcatcgtggactacaggaggaattttgaccacatccacccatccacattaaggggatggctgtggagcgtgtgagcagcttcaagttcctgggagtccacatctccgaggatctcacctggacgcaccaactgctccaagctggtcaagaaggctcaccagcgcctcttcttcttgaggactctgagaaagaaccacctgtcctcagacatcctggtgaactttatcgttgcaccatcgagagcatcctgaccaactgtataacagtctggtaccgggaactgctctgcctcggaccggaaggcgttgcagagggtcgtgaaaactgcccattAGTATTattcgccggagcaccacttcctgccataaagacatctacaggaagcggtgtctgaaaagggctgggaaaatcatcagagaccccagtcacccatcacatggactcttcaccctcctgccctctgggaggcgctacaggagcctccggactaagaccaccaggtaccggaacagcttcttccccacagctgtcagactcctgaactctgcctcctgacatctgacccacgttaacacatggactgaacacacacacacccacaatggACAAattgtaccctcaaacacacaataataacatggactgaaccaccactcacaaccactagcactttatacagcctctgtagaaattatccacaccctcacttatcttaactgcactactgtatagctctgtgtaaataatcattctgtacatacaataatttttaaccctacaactgtttacaacttgacatagttcccatttctgtatagctgtataactcagatttctgtaaagttatttatttcatattctgtatagtttttcatatttatatcctgttcatatcctgtacatagcttgtactcactacagcctgtacatacctatagttatagaatattcacaacatacttcataccgctgtacattataacataccataatagacccatttctgtaatactctttttacatatctatattattgctaatatatattgtaatatatctatatcactgaaagcacttctggatggatgcaaactgcatttcgttgccctgtacctgtgacatgtgcaatgacaataaagttgaattctattctattctattatgcACAATATTCAAACCTATAGCCACAAAACTTGGATTACATGTCATGTTATCTAGCAACCACCCGATTAAAATCAGACCAAACACTCCAGCATCAAACATACCAGTTGCATGTCAGATGGGCCAGATAGATTTTTAGCTTATTTTGTACCactgctttttttcctctcttcaaATACAATATCAATTCAAGTGTACCTCATGAATTTAACACATTGCGTTTTTGCCACTTCTGGTTTGGCATTTTTGTTGCCTTTTAGTTTTAACCATAATGGTTAAAGTATATACACACTTGTAATTTGTGCTTTCAACaattaaaattcattttttaaaggcATTCACGACTAATTTTTTGAGGGGATGGGGGTTAGATGTGATTAACAGTGCTCAACTGTCTTGACAGTTTTGACAAACTATGTTAATCCTGCAAcattacaaaataaacacattaacagtgcaataatttaaaatacagtaaaataaaatagaaaattaaAATACTATAAATGAATATATGCTGCAAATACTGTACATAcaaatgcagtaaaaaaaattactgCAAATTAGATTACAGTAAATAACCATTAATTAAATTTACAATAACTACTgtaagccttcagttaatccaaaatgctgcagcaagagtactgtcagggactagaaagagagagcatatttctcctatattggcttcccttcattggctcccatACACAATAAAGTGCCTTGGGGCGAttgatgttgtgatttggcactgtataaattgtgtcctttaaaaaaaatttctgtaACTTTAATTACTGTGAATGTAATTACAGCCGGACAATTTTTTTCTATGTATAGTACTATTTTTACTTGTTGGTAGAAACTGACTAGCATTCAGTAGTAGAATTTACAGCAACCTATTAGGTTCACACAAGGCATCGTAACACAGCCATATAGTGTATTCTTTCCACTTCTAGTTTGACATTAACTCAGTTTTACTGCGAAACTAGTTATGAATTTCTAACCCTGCGGGAACTACTGTGGTACACATTACTGGtattaaaactgtaaaaatgtgtGTCAGTTGCGGCTATAAAAATGTGACACAGAAAactggaaatggaaaaaaaaataacatcaagTCAAATATAATAATCTGTGCAGATTCTTTTtattcctctgtctctcccactctgtgtacacacacactttatgtATGCTAACGCTTACATACAAATCTTTTAGAAAGCATGCGGTCCTGTGTGGTCACTTATCAACTGCATAACAAGGTCTGTCCTGGCCACTCATTATCTATTAACAGCAATAAAACAGGCACACCTAGAGCTACCAGGGGCAAAAGGTTAAACCATGAAAACACTCTTCAtttgaaaaagcacacaaacgaGTGCCAACACACCCAGGCGATAAACGAGGCCAATGCGCAGGACTCACCTGATTGGCTTAGTTTGACGAGTGATGTCATCCCCTAGGTGGGTCTGACCAGTTTAGAATAAAAAGGTACACTGATAAGGGTCAACGGCTGCTCAAGAACGGACAAATACATGGTGCAGAAAGTCCCTGGAGAAAGTACACTGAGTGGATTCAGCAGGAGCTACAGTGACTACAGCTTCAGAAAAGGGCGTACCTTTTGGAGAGAGgtgcagaaaagaggaaattaAAGGACCAAATAACAAAGGCTTGAGATAGTCACTGAAGCAAACACAAGGAAAAGGAACTTAAGAAAATAAGAAGGGAGAAAAAACTTTATCTTGTCTTGAAACAAAGGgagagaaaatataaaaaaggaCTGCGTGGTTGCACCATGGCATCTTTTGGACTTGAGCTGGCCGGCATCACCCTGGCAGTGTTGGGGTGGGCTCTCACTGTGACCAGCTGTGCCCTTCCAATGTGGAGGGTCTCGGCCTTTATTGGCGCCAACATTGTAACTGCTCAGGTGTACTGGGAGGGTCTGTGGATGAGTTGTGTGGTCCAGAGCACGGGCCAGATGCAATGTAAAATCTACGACTCGATGCTGGCTTTACCTCAGGACCTCCAGGCTGCCAGGGCACTCACAGTTGTTGCCATCCTAGTGGGGTTGATTGCTCTCCTCATTGCCATGGTGGGAGCCAAGTGCACCAACTGTATCGAGGAGGATGGGGTTAAAGCCAAGGTGATGATCTCTTCTGGAGTGGCGTTCATCATAGCAGGTCTGGCTCAACTAGTGCCTGTTTCCTGGTCAGCAAACACCATCGTAGCTGAGTTCTACAGTCCAATCGTCCCTGCTGGGCAGAAGATGGAGATCGGGGCATCACTGTATGTGGGATGGGCTGCCTCAGCCCTGCTGGTGACTGGGGGAGCTATCCTCTGCTGCAGTTGCCCTCCAAAGGAAGACAAACCACTGAAGTATAACATACAGCCCCAGAGTCGTGCAGCATACTCAGCCGCTCCGATGTCAGGAG
This window harbors:
- the cldn3d gene encoding claudin 3d; the protein is MASFGLELAGITLAVLGWALTVTSCALPMWRVSAFIGANIVTAQVYWEGLWMSCVVQSTGQMQCKIYDSMLALPQDLQAARALTVVAILVGLIALLIAMVGAKCTNCIEEDGVKAKVMISSGVAFIIAGLAQLVPVSWSANTIVAEFYSPIVPAGQKMEIGASLYVGWAASALLVTGGAILCCSCPPKEDKPLKYNIQPQSRAAYSAAPMSGAQSSYTRRDYV